CGGCTGGGGAGTAGATGCCTTGCTCGGCGAACAGACACGTTCTCATAGCGACGTAGACATTGTTGCCCAACACAAGGACGTACCAAAACTACGCGAGTTGCTCGAGTCGCAAGGTTATCACGATATGCCGCGAGATGATACCAGTCCCTGGAATTTTGTCCTGGGTGATAACAATGGTCGTCTGGTAGATGTGCACGCGGTTACGCTTGATGCCGAGGGAAACGGTCTTTATGGACCACCGGAAAAAGGCGTGATGTACCCCGCCGGTTCGCTGACTGGCATCGGCGTAGTGGATGGACACACGGTCAAGTGTATCTCGGTCGAGTACATGCTAAGTTTCCACACCGGCTATAAACTGCGCGAGAGCGATTTCAAGGATGTTTCAGCATTGTGTGCGCGCTTTGGGATGGAGTATCCCGAAGAATATGCTTCGTTGACCCAGGCAAGCCGTCCACAATGCACACCGCAAACATCGTGAACGAGATCGTCGCAAAATACATTCACCAACATCACGCGCCGGAGCAAAAAAGAACCCGCTTCAAAAGATTCGTCGCGCTATTCGAAATCAGAACTATCGGATTAGCGCGCACGCCAACGATGAAATATCGAAGGATAGAAGGAAATGAAAACAGAACAATGCGAATACTGTGACGGCAATCTGGAAATGCAACATGTCTTGGTGCCATTTCGTTTCAAGGGCGAGACCATCTACGTCGAAAACGTACCGACCTGGGTCTGTGCGAAATGCGGCGAAAAGTATTTCGACGCGCCGGTCTACAAACGCCTTGAACAAATCGCGCGGCAACGCAAACGAATCCGGCGTGCTATCACTTTTCCGCTCGCTAAATTCAGTACGCCATCAGTTCACTCAAGAATCGCATAGGAGCATCCCGAAATGATCAACCTCAACGGCAAAGTCGCGCTTGTCACCGGCGCATCGCGCGGCATCGGTCGCGCGATTGCGCTCAAACTCGCAGCGCAAGGCGCAAAAATTGTGGTAAACTATAACAAGAACGCGGACGCCGCGAATCAACTCGTTGCCGAGATCAATCAGAGCGGCGGCGAAGCGGTCGCCGTCGCGGGCGACGTGTCCCAGTTCGCCGTCGCGCAAAGCGTCATCAAGGCGACGACCGAGGCGTTCGGGCGGCTCGACATTCTCGTCAACAACGCCGGCACGACGCGCGACAATCTGCTCGCGTTGATGAAGGAAGACGAATTCGATTCCGTCATCCAGACCAACTTGAAGAGCGTGTTCAATTGCAGTAAAGCCGTACTCCGCCAAATGATGAAGCAAAAGTACGGACGTATTATCAACATCACCTCGATTGCCGGCGTCGTCGGCAATCCAGGTCAGACAAATTACTCGGCGTCCAAAGCCGGCATCATCGGCTTTACCAAGGCGATGGCGAAAGAGTACGGCGCGAAAAATATCATCGTGAACGCGGTTGCGCCCGGCTACATCCCGACCGATCTCACGAACGTTCTGCCGCAAGAGATCAAGGACGGGATCGTCAAGTTCACCGCGCTCGGCAGAATGGGCACGGTGGACGAAGTGGCGAACGCGGTCGCGTTCCTCGCCTCCGACGACGCGAGTTACATCACAGGGCAAGTGTTGTGCGTGGATGGCGGAATCACGTAGTTAATTTCAGATTGCAGATTTCAGATTGCAGATTTTGACGATTTCCAATCTGCAATCTGCAATCTGAAATCTGAAATTCCTAATGGAGTTATGATGGAAGAATCTCTCGGCAAAGTGACGGTTTCACCCGAAGTGCTTATTCAATTGGTGCGTTTGTCCGCGCTCGCCACGCCTGGCGTCGCGCGGCTCTCGTCCGATCATCCCAACAGCGTCCAGCGCTTGTTCAGCGGCAAAGCCAGCGAAGGCATTCGCCTCGAATTGACCGACGATGCCGTGACGATTGATCTGTACATCGTCTCCGAACCGGAGACGCATCTCGTAACCCTGGGTCACGCGTTGCAACGCGAAATCGGACGCGCCATTCAAGACGTGGTTGGCATGCCCGTCCGCGAGATCAACATCCACGTTCAAGACGTGATGGATCGCAGCGCGGATAAAACAAACTAGAGGATGACTGTGAAAATTCGCCGACAGGCGCGGGCAATCGCCCTGCAAACACTTTTTGAAGTAGACAGCGTCGGACACAACGCGCAAGATATTCTCGCGCGGCTCGTCGAAGAAGAAAACCTGGTCGCGGACGGCGCGGAGTTCGCGCAGACGCTCGTGCGCGGGGTGATCGAGCACACCGCGCGCTTGGACGGCATCATCGCCAAGCACGCGCCCGAATGGCCCGTGGACCAGCTCGCGATCGTGGATCGCAACATTCTCCGCCTCGCACTGTACGAATTGCAGTACGTCGAGGACGTGCCGATCAAGGTCGCGGTGAACGAAGCGGTCGAACTCGCCAAAACGTTCGGTAGTGATAATGCGCCGCGTTTCGTCAACGGCGTGCTCGGCGGTTATCTCCAAGAACATCCCGCCGGCGAACTACGGAGCATGAAACACGCATGAGCAATCCTTCTCGGCAAGCGCAAGAACATTTTGAACGCGGGAATCAATTGTTCGATCGCGACAATTTCAAAGGCGCGATTGCCGAGTGGCGCGCCGCGCTCGCCATCGCGCCCCAATTCGACAACGTGCGCTTCAACCTGGGACTCGCGTACGCCAAAGACGGTCAATCCGAATTGGCGATCAAGGAATTCAACGCGGTCTTGCAACTCGATCCGTCCGACCAAGACGCGCGGCGCGAGCTGGCTGAAATCTTTATCAATGAGAAGCGTTTTGAAGACGCCGCCGAGCAACTCCAACTCATCTTGGAAAATACGCCCAACGACGCCGAGACACTCGCCAAACTCGACACGATCCAAACCGATCTCCATCGCATCGCGGAAGACCATTTCGCGCGCGGCAATCAATTGGATGAAGCGGGCGAACACGACAGCGCGATTGCCGAATGGGAACAAGCCACCGAACTTGCGCCCGCCTTCATCGAAGCGCATTACAACCTGGGCATCGCTTACGCCGACCAGGGTCGCAACGATTGGGCAATCGAAGAATTCCGTCGAGTGCTCCAACTCGATCCGAACGACCTGGACGCGCGGCGCGAGCTTGCCGACACCTATTTCGCCGAAGGTCTCGTGTCAGACGCGGTCAAGCAACTCAACCAGGTTTTGCTGTTCGCGCCGGATGACGCGCAAGCCAAAGCGATGATGAACGAAATCAATCGCAAATCAACGCCAACGACAAAAGAGCAGACCGACGCCGAAGAGCATTTCAAACGCGGCAACACGTTCGAGGAGCAAGGCAATCGCGACCAAGCCATCGCAGAATGGCTGAAGGCGCTCGACTGGGATCCGAATCACGCTGGCGCGCATTACAACCTCGGCGTCGCGTATGCGGATGAGGACAACACCGCCAACGCGATTGCCGAGATCAAACAAGCCATTCAACTCGAACCGTTCGACATCGAGATGCGACGCGAACTCGCCGAGATTTGTTGGCAAGCCGACGACGTAGACGAAGCGATCAATCAGCTGCGCCAAGCGTTGAATGTCGCGCCCGGCGACAGCCAAGCCGCGCACATGCTCGCGGACATTTACCTCCATCAAGAAAAATGGGATGAAGCCGCCGCCGCGTTAGAAATGGGCGGGTTGGTCGAGCAGGATGTGGATGCGTGGTTTCGCATCGGCGATGCGTACGAACGCGAGGAGCGCGAGGAGGACGCGATATTGGCGTATCGGCGCGCGCGACTCGCGCAACCCGACCACGCGCAAGCCACGCGCGCGCTGCAACGCTTGCGCGTACCGCTCGACGAACCGCTTGAAGAAGACGAACAAGTCTGAGCATAAAGAGGGCGCAGAGCAACTGCGCTTTTCTTTATCGTAGGGCAAGTTTCCAACTTGCCGATTCGGAGGAGCAACGCATGACCAAAATCAACACGCTCATCATGGGCGCGGCAGGACGCGACTTTCACAACTTTAACGTCTACTATCGCGATAACCCGGCGTACCACGTCGTCGCGTTCACCGCGACCCAGATTCCAAACATCGAAGGACGCGTGTATCCTCCCGCGCTCGCGGGTGTACTTTATCCGAACGGCATTCCGATTTTTCCCGAAGCCGATTTGCCGCGACTCGTGCGCGAACATGACGTGGCGCAAGTTATCTTTGCGTACAGCGACGTGTCGCACGAAACGGTGATGCACCGCGCGTCGGTCGCGCTCGCGGCGGGCGCGGATTTTCGTTTGCTCGGTCCGCGCGCAACGATGCTCAAATCTGTCAAGCCCGTCATCGCCGTGTGTGCAGTGCGAACCGGGTGCGGCAAATCGCAAACGACGCGCGCGGTCGCGCACGCGCTCGCGGCGCTGGGCAAACGCGTCGTTGCAATTCGCCACCCAATGCCCTACGGCGATTTGGTCAAACAAGCCGTGCAACGCTTTGCGACGTTCGCCGATCT
The nucleotide sequence above comes from Chloroflexota bacterium. Encoded proteins:
- a CDS encoding aminoglycoside nucleotidyltransferase, with translation MNITDVVDLYTQLNSLGIEVWLDGGWGVDALLGEQTRSHSDVDIVAQHKDVPKLRELLESQGYHDMPRDDTSPWNFVLGDNNGRLVDVHAVTLDAEGNGLYGPPEKGVMYPAGSLTGIGVVDGHTVKCISVEYMLSFHTGYKLRESDFKDVSALCARFGMEYPEEYASLTQASRPQCTPQTS
- a CDS encoding type II toxin-antitoxin system MqsA family antitoxin; amino-acid sequence: MKTEQCEYCDGNLEMQHVLVPFRFKGETIYVENVPTWVCAKCGEKYFDAPVYKRLEQIARQRKRIRRAITFPLAKFSTPSVHSRIA
- the fabG gene encoding 3-oxoacyl-[acyl-carrier-protein] reductase; this translates as MINLNGKVALVTGASRGIGRAIALKLAAQGAKIVVNYNKNADAANQLVAEINQSGGEAVAVAGDVSQFAVAQSVIKATTEAFGRLDILVNNAGTTRDNLLALMKEDEFDSVIQTNLKSVFNCSKAVLRQMMKQKYGRIINITSIAGVVGNPGQTNYSASKAGIIGFTKAMAKEYGAKNIIVNAVAPGYIPTDLTNVLPQEIKDGIVKFTALGRMGTVDEVANAVAFLASDDASYITGQVLCVDGGIT
- a CDS encoding Asp23/Gls24 family envelope stress response protein gives rise to the protein MEESLGKVTVSPEVLIQLVRLSALATPGVARLSSDHPNSVQRLFSGKASEGIRLELTDDAVTIDLYIVSEPETHLVTLGHALQREIGRAIQDVVGMPVREINIHVQDVMDRSADKTN
- the nusB gene encoding transcription antitermination factor NusB, whose product is MTVKIRRQARAIALQTLFEVDSVGHNAQDILARLVEEENLVADGAEFAQTLVRGVIEHTARLDGIIAKHAPEWPVDQLAIVDRNILRLALYELQYVEDVPIKVAVNEAVELAKTFGSDNAPRFVNGVLGGYLQEHPAGELRSMKHA
- a CDS encoding tetratricopeptide repeat protein, with the protein product MSNPSRQAQEHFERGNQLFDRDNFKGAIAEWRAALAIAPQFDNVRFNLGLAYAKDGQSELAIKEFNAVLQLDPSDQDARRELAEIFINEKRFEDAAEQLQLILENTPNDAETLAKLDTIQTDLHRIAEDHFARGNQLDEAGEHDSAIAEWEQATELAPAFIEAHYNLGIAYADQGRNDWAIEEFRRVLQLDPNDLDARRELADTYFAEGLVSDAVKQLNQVLLFAPDDAQAKAMMNEINRKSTPTTKEQTDAEEHFKRGNTFEEQGNRDQAIAEWLKALDWDPNHAGAHYNLGVAYADEDNTANAIAEIKQAIQLEPFDIEMRRELAEICWQADDVDEAINQLRQALNVAPGDSQAAHMLADIYLHQEKWDEAAAALEMGGLVEQDVDAWFRIGDAYEREEREEDAILAYRRARLAQPDHAQATRALQRLRVPLDEPLEEDEQV